CTCAAGGACTTCGGCGGCTACGTGGTCAGGTACATGAAGGAGGCGGCGGAGACCGCCGCGTCGAGCGACTATCCAGCGGTGCGGTGACGGAGGACGCGGACATGACGGGCGAACACCGGCGCCGCGGGCACCCGCCCCGGACGGCCACGTGAGCCTCCCGTGACGACACGTGACGCCGACCCGAGTGCGATCCGGCGGCTCGCCTCGGGTCGGCGGCGCTACGGCAACCTCAAGGACGAGGCCGCCGACTTCATCCGGGAGGCGATCGTCTCCCGCGCGCTACCCCCACGCAGCAAAATCGATCAGGACGAGGTCGCCGACGCGCTCGGGATCAGCCGCGCCCCGGTCCGCGAGGCCCTCATCGAACTCGCACAGAAAGGCTTCGTCGACGCCGTCCCCCGGCGCGGCGCGTTCGTCGCCGAGGTCACCGTCGAGGACATCGAGGACCACTACGAAGTTGTCGCCCTGGTCTCCGGAATGACCACCCGACGCGCCGTGCGCACCCTCACCCCGACGCAGATCGAGGAACTCGCCCGACTGCACCGCGAGATCACCACCACCGGCGAGGAGACCCGCCGCCGGAGCCTGGACCGCCGGTTCTTCCAGATCATCGCCACCGCCGGCAAATCACCACGCCTCGACGCGATCCTCGACTTCCTCGGCGGCGTCCTGCAGGGCAGCTTCTACTACGACGCCCCCGCCTGGGAGAACAACGAG
The window above is part of the Parafrankia discariae genome. Proteins encoded here:
- a CDS encoding GntR family transcriptional regulator; this translates as MTTRDADPSAIRRLASGRRRYGNLKDEAADFIREAIVSRALPPRSKIDQDEVADALGISRAPVREALIELAQKGFVDAVPRRGAFVAEVTVEDIEDHYEVVALVSGMTTRRAVRTLTPTQIEELARLHREITTTGEETRRRSLDRRFFQIIATAGKSPRLDAILDFLGGVLQGSFYYDAPAWENNETKYRERLLTEIRAGDVTAAARTSEEHVRSCAAVTVEHLRTRGY